Proteins from a single region of Penaeus monodon isolate SGIC_2016 chromosome 29, NSTDA_Pmon_1, whole genome shotgun sequence:
- the LOC119592173 gene encoding mannose-6-phosphate isomerase-like, whose amino-acid sequence MELQCAVQKYAWGVRGTSSSVAQLAKAAKPELEVAEDQPFAELWMGTHPSGPAVIKGTGETLGDYISKHPDVLGSPVIQKFGKSLPYLFKVLSVNQALSIQAHPNKSHAEQLHKDRPDVYKDPNHKPEMTIALTPFQALCGFRPAEQIVKHLKEIHELKKVIGDAAADAFIENPTEENLKACFSAMMNASKDTIASALSELLQRFPGMDSGKGKELLRELFLRLHEKYPGDVGCFSIYLLNYLTLQPGESMFLGPNIIHAYLLGDCIECMACSDNVVRAGLTPKYQDVETLVSMLEYGMVPAESRKFQGSKVDQFTTFYNPPVPDFAVDMIEVPAGTNEFTLRQVESASILLVVEGEADSVEVSPQPVGDVPVATSVQRGSVLFLAAGQSYH is encoded by the exons ATGGAACTCCAGTGTGCTGTCCAGAAATACGCATGGGGTGTTAGAGGGACGTCGAGTAGTGTGGCACAGCTTGCCAAGGCTGCCAAACCTGAGCTAGAAGTAGCTGAGGATCAGCCGTTTGCAGAGTTGTGGATGGGAACGCACCCCAGTGGTCCAGCTGTTATAAAGG GTACTGGTGAGACTTTGGGAGACTACATAAGCAAGCATCCTGATGTCTTAGGATCACCTGTTATCCAGAAGTTTGGCAAATCTCTTCCTTATCTGTTCAAGGTGCTAAGTGTAAACCAAGCTCTATCCATCCAAGCTCACCCAAACAAG AGTCATGCTGAGCAACTGCACAAGGACCGCCCTGATGTGTACAAGGATCCGAACCATAAGCCAGAAATGACCATTGCACTCACACCATTCCAAGCTCTGTGTGGCTTTAGACCTGCAGAACAGATTGTAAAGCATTTAAAAG aGATTCACGAGCTCAAGAAGGTGATTGGAGATGCAGCAGCTGATGCATTTATTGAAAATCCaacagaggaaaatttaaaagcctGTTTCTCAGCGATGATGAATGCATCTAAAGACACCATTGCCTCTGCTCTTAGTGAATTACTTCAGAGATTCCCGGGAATGG ACTCAGGAAAAGGCAAAGAGCTTCTTAGGGAATTGTTCCTCAGACTTCATGAAAAATATCCTGGTGATGTTGGCTGTTTCTCCATATACCTTCTGAATTACCTGACCCTACAGCCTGGAGAGTCGATGTTTCTTGGGCCTAATATCATTCATGCTTATTTGCTGGGAG ATTGCATTGAGTGTATGGCGTGTTCAGACAATGTTGTTCGAGCTGGACTGACCCCTAAATACCAAGATGTAGAAACATTAGTGTCTATGCTCGAATATGGAATGGTTCCTGCTGAGTCCAGGAAGTTCCAAGGGTCAAAGGTCGACCAATTTACGACCTTCTACAATCCTCCAGTTCCAGATTTTGCAGTTGATATGATTGAG GTTCCAGCTGGTACAAATGAATTCACTCTGAGACAAGTGGAAAGTGCCAGTATTCTCCTAGTAGTTGAGGGAGAAGCTGACAGTGTTGAGGTATCGCCCCAACCTGTGGGAGACGTGCCGGTTGCAACATCAGTGCAGCGAGGATCTGTCTTATTCCTGGCGGCTGGGCAGTCTTATCACTAA